The Oncorhynchus gorbuscha isolate QuinsamMale2020 ecotype Even-year linkage group LG06, OgorEven_v1.0, whole genome shotgun sequence sequence GTCTACATTAACGTCACTAAGTTCCCCCAAGTCTACATTAACACGTGGTAAGTTTCTAGGACTTTACCTGGAGGAAGGCGATGCCGATCGCCACTGCTCCCAGGATCTGCAGTTGGCTCAGAATGAAGGTCTCCAGCTTAGTGATGCACCCTCcctaaaagagagaggaggaggacactcATGTCATCTTGAACAATCGGGTACTATCAGGAATTATACACATTACCTTATTGTCTATTGTTTGATATGTActgtaggatgtgtgtgtgtgtgtgtgtgtgtgtggccttacTCACCTCCACCTTGTATATATTAGAGGGGTGGTCTCTGCGGCCACAGAGGTTACTGGGTGTCTTGCAGCAGCTGTCTGGGACCAGTCTCTCGTTGCTAGGTGTCAGGATCCACACACTGTCTGACCAGTCTGACGAGCTGTTACTACCACAACACttaaactgagagagagagagagagagagagagagagagagagagagagagagagagagagagagagagagagagagagagagagagagagagagagagagagagagagagagagagatatgtttggAACAAAGGACtaatcaccccaatccacaaaactGGATTTaatcaacatgtactgcactgacacaaatgactgatgattggttgaaagaaaaattgataataagaagattgtgggagctgtactgttagatttcagtgcagcctttgatattattgaccatttACCTGTTGAAAAAAACTTAAGtgctatggcttttcaacctctgccatgtcgtggattcagagctatctctctaatagaactcaaagggttttctttaatggaagcttctctaatgtcaaacatgtaaagtgtggtgtaccgcagggcagctctctaggccctcaactcttttctatttttaccaatgacctgccactggcaataaacaaagcatgtgtatccatgtatgctgatgattcaaccatatacgcatcagcaaccacagctcatgaagtcactgaaacccttaacaaagagttgcagtctgttttggaatggggggccagtaataaactggtcctgaacatctctaaaactaagagcattgtatttagtacaaatcattccttaagctatagacctcagctgaatctggtaatgaatggtgtggctgttgaacaagttgaggagactaaattacttgccgttaccttagattgtaaactgtcatggtaaaaacatatagattcaatggttgtagagATGAGGAGGCGtctagccgtaataaagagatgttcTGCTTTTTTGAcgccacactccacaaagcaagttcTAGTttggtctaatcttgattattgtccagtcgtgtggtcaagtcctgcaggctctagttttgtctaatcttgattattgtccagtcgtgtggtccagtgctgcaaagaaagacctagttaagctgcagctgttccagaacagagcggcacattttgctcttaattgtaatcagagggctgatataaatatgATTCATGCCAGTCTGTCTTggttaagagttgaggagagactgactgcatcacttctttttataagaaacattaatgtgttgaaaatcccaaattgtttacatagtcaacttacacacagctctgacacacacacttaccccaccagacatgccaccaggggtcttttcatagtccccaaatccagaacaaattcaaatagagtacagtattatatagtgtacagtattatatagtgtacagtattatatagagtacagtattatatagagtacagtattatatagtgtacagtattatatagtgtacagtattatatagagtacagtattatatagagtacagtattatatagagtacagtattatatagagtacagtattatatagagcccttattgtgtggaacttccttccatctcattttGCTCAAAAAACCAGCAAACCTGGTTTGAAAAAAGCCCAGATAAAGCAACATctcgcggcacaacgcctctcccctatttgacctggataatttgtgtgtatgtattgatatgtcgGCTACGTgtacctttttaaaaatgtagttctgtccttaaaagctgttcttgtctattgatgttctgtattatgtcattctgtattatgtttcgctttgtcattatcgggtattgtgtgtagattgacgaggaaatgtttttatttaatctattttagataAAGCTGTATcttcacaaaatgtggaaaaggtcaaggggtctgaataatttctgaatgcacattacatacattacatacattacatacacggtacatacattacatacattacatacattacagacattacatgCACGGTATATAAGCgtatttaatataatgtgatgtatataagcgtatttaatataatgtgatgtatataatgtgatgtatataatgtgatgtatttaatataatgtgatgtatataatgtgatgtatttaatgtaatgtgatgtatttaatataatgtgatgtatttaatataatgtgatgtatataatgtgatgtatttaatataatgtgatgtatttaatataatgtgatgtatttaatataatgtgatgtatataatgtgatgtatataatgtgatgtatttaatataatgtgatgtatttaatataatgtgatgtatttaatataatgtgatgtatttaatataatgtgatgtatttaatataatgtgatgtatttaatgtgatgtatttaatgtgatgcatataatgtgatgtatttaatataatgtgatgtatttaatataatgtgatgtatttaatataatgtgatgtatttaatataatgtgatgtatttaatgtgatgtatttaatgtgatgtatttaatgtgatgtatttaatgtgatgtatttaatataatgtgatgtatataatgtgatgtatttaatgtaatgtgatgtatttaatataatgtgatgtatataatgtgatgtatataatgtgatgtatttaatataatgtgatgtatttaatataatgtgatgtatttaatataatgtgatgtatataatgtgatgtatataatgtgatgtatttaatataatgtgatgtatttaatataatgtgatgtatttaatataatgtgatgtatttaatataatgtgatgtatttaatgtgatgtatttaatgtgatgcatataatgtgatgtatttaatataatgtgatgtatttaatataatgtgatgtatttaatataatgtgatgtatttaatgtgatgtatttaatgtgatgtatttaatataatgtgatgtatttaatataatgtgatgtatataatgtgatgtatataatgtgatgtatttaatataatgtgatgtatttaatataatgtgatgtatttaatataatgtgatgtatttaatgtgatgtatataattgatgtatataatgtgatgtatttaatataatgtgatgaatataatgtgatgtatttaatataatgtgatgtatttaatataatgtgatgtatttaatgtgatgtatttaatgtgatgtatttaatgtgatgtatttaatgtgatgtatataatgtgatgtatttaatgtgatgtatttaatgtgatgtatttaatgtgatgcatttaatgtgatgtatataatgtgatgtatttaatgtgatgcatttaatgtgatgtatataatgtgatgcatttaatataatgtgatgtatttaatgtgatgtatttaatataatgtgatgtatttaatataatgtgatgtatttaatataatgtgatgtatttaatataatgtgatgtatttaatgtgatgtatttaatgtgatgcatataatgtgatgtatttaatataatgtgatgtatttaatataatgtgatgtatttaatataatgtgatgtatttaatataatgtgatgtatttaatgtgatgtatttaatgtgatgtatttaatgtgatgtatttaatgtgatgtatttaatgtgatgtatttaatgtgatgtatttaatataatgtgatgtatataatgtgatgtatttaatgtaatgtgatgtatttaatataatgtgatgtatataatgtgatgtatataatgtgatgtatttaatataatgtgatgtatttaatataatgtgatgtatttaatataatgtgatgtatataatgtgatgtatataatgtgatgtatttaatataatgtgatgtatttaatataatgtgatgtatttaatataatgtgatgtatttaatataatgtgatgtatttaatgtgatgtatttaatgtgatgcatataatgtgatgtatttaatataatgtgatgtatttaatataatgtgatgtatttaatataatgtgatgtatttaatgtgatgtatttaatgtgatgtatttaatataatgtgatgtatttaatataatgtgatgtatataatgtgatgtatataatgtgatgtatttaatataatgtgatgtatttaatataatgtgatgtatttaatataatgtgatgtatttaatgtgatgtatataatgtgatgtatataatgtgatgtatttaatataatgtgatgaatataatgtgatgtatttaatataatgtgatgtatttaatataatgtgatgtatttaatgtgatgtatttaatgtgatgtatttaatgtgatgtatttaatgtgatgtatataatgtgatgtatttaatgtgatgtatttaatgtgatgtatttaatgtgatgcatttaatgtgatgtatataatgtgatgtatttaatgtgatgcatttaatgtgatgtatataatgtgatgcatttaatataatgtgatgtatttaatgtgatgtatttaatgtgatgtatttaatgtgatgtatttaatgtgatgtatttaatgtgatgtatataatgtgatgtatataatgtgatgcatttaatataatgtgatgtatttaatgtgatgtatttaatgtgatgtatttaatataatgtgatgtatttaatgtgatgtatttaatataatgtgatgtatttaatgtgatgtatttaatataatgtgatgtatttaatgtgatgtatttaatgtgatgtgatgtatataatgtgatgtatttaatataatgtgatgtatttaatgtgatgtgatgtatataatgtgatgtatttaatgtgatgtatttaatgtgatgtatttaatgtgatgtatttaatgtgatgtatttaatgtgatgtatttaatgtgatgtatttaatgtgatgtatataatgtgatgtatttaatataatgtgatgtatataatgtgatgtatttaatgtgatgtatttaatgtgatgtatttaatgtgatgtatttaatataatgtgatgtatttaatgtgatgtatttaatgtgatgtatttaatataatgtgatgtatttaatgtgatgtatttaatgtgatgtatttaatataatgtgatgtatataatgtgatgtatttaatataatgtgatgtatttaatgtgatgtatttaatgtgatgcatttaatataatgtgatgtatttaatataatgtgatgtatttaatgtgatgtatttaatgtgatgtatttaatgtgatgtatttaatataatgtgatgtatttaatgtgatgtatttaatgtgatgtatttaatgtgatgtatttaatataatgtgatgtatataatgtgatgtatttaatgtgatgtatttaatataatgtgatgtatttaatgtgatgtatttaatgtgatgtatttaatgtgatgtatataatgtgatgtatttaatgtgatgtatttaatataatgtgatgtatataatgtgatgtatttaatgtgatgtatttaatgtgatgtatttaatgtgatgtatttaatgtgatgtgatgtatttaatataatgtgatgtatttaatataatgtgatgtatttaatgtgatgtatttaatataatgtgatgtatttaatataatgtgatgtatttaatgtgatgtatttaatgtgatgtatttaatataatgtgatgtatttaatataatgtgatgtatttaatgtgatgtatttaatataatgtgatgtatttaatgtgatgtatttaatataatgtgatgtatttaatataatgtgatgtatttaatataatgtgatgtatttaatgtgatgtgatgtatttaatataatgtgatgtatttaatgtgatgtatttaatataatgtgatgtatttaatgtgatgtgatgtatttaatgtgatgtatttaatgtgatgtatttaatgtgatgtatttaatgtgatgtatttaatataatgtgatgcatttaatgtgatgtatttaatataatgtgatgtatttaatataatgtgatgtatttaatgtgatgtatttaatataatgtgatttatttaatgtgatgtatataatgtgatgtatataatgtgatgtatttaatataatgtgatgtatttaatataatgtgatgcatttaatgtgatgtatttaatataatgtgatgtatttaatgtgatgtatttaatgtgatgcatttaatgtgatgtatttaatataatgtgatgtatttaatataatgtgatgtatttaatataatgtgatgtatttaatataatgtgatgtatttaatataatgtgatgtatttaatataatgtgatgtatttaatataatgtgatgtatttaatataatgtgatgtatataatgtgatgtatataatgtgatgtatataatgtgatgtatataatgtgatgtatttaatataatgtgatgtatataatgtgatgtatataatgtgatgtatataatgtgatgtatataatgtgatgtatttaatataatgtgatgtatataatgtgatgtatataatgtgatgtatataatgtgatgtatataatgtgatgtgatgtatttaatgtgatgtatttaatataatgtgatgtatataatgtgatgtatataatgtgatgtatataatgtgatgtatttaatgtgatgtatttaatataatgtgatgtatttaatataatgtgatgtatttaatataatgtgatgtatataatgtgatgtatataatgtgatgtatataatgtgatgtatataatgtgatgtatataatgtgatgtatataatgtgatgtatataatgtgatgtatttaatgtgatgtatataatgtgatgtatttaatataatgtgatgtatataatgtgatgtatttaatgtgatgtatataatgtgatgtatttaatataatgtgatgtatataatgtgatgtatttaatgtgatgtatttaatataatgtgatgtatttaatataatgtgatgtatttaatgtgatgCATATAATGTGATGCATTTAATGTGATGCatttaatgtgatgtatttaatgtgatgtatttaatgtgatgtatttaatataatgtgatgtatttaatgtgatttatttaatataatgtgatgtatttaatgtgatgtatataatgtgatgtatttaatgtgatgtATATAATGTGATGCATTTAATGTGATGCGCCAGTAACCCCTGCTCcaagaaagggggaggagttatCTGTCTTATCAACGTCTGATTCGTTACAATATGCACTCCAAACCAAGCAGCCTAAACCACGACCTCTATCTGAATGAAACATGGTGGTTGGAACAGTATTTACAGGAAGCTTCTGTCGTTCATTTACCTCCTGCTGCAGCTTGTCCACTGCACTGGTGatgctctcctctccagactgCTGGTATTTCTGAACCATGGTCTCCTTCAGGTTGTGTTGCAGCTCCTTATCCAGCTGTGTAGAGACATACACAGGAGCCAATGACAGTCTAGGAAATCTACAACTTACCAACACTGAGACAGTCGTGCAACTGTAAAGGAGGATGGACAGGGGACAGGGTTGGGTTCAATTAGAATCAAATTCAGTAATTTAACATATAGAATTTATTTTCAATATTTCTCAATAAatattgtcttaggtctctctttgtctctcttgttgtgatgtgtgatatgtcctatatttatatttatttttatttatatttttatttatattttatttatttaaaatgttgCCCCTGTCCCCTTTTGCATTTTggtagtccgtcattgtaaataagaatttgttcttttaactgacttgcctagttaaataaagcttaaataaaactgataaataaatcaaatgaaacCCAGTTCCAACTGGACCAGTTCCGACCGATATTTCTTTAACTGGACCAGTTCCGACCGATATTTCTTTAACTGGACCAGTTCCAACAGGACCAGTTCCAACCGATATTTCTTTAACTGGACCAGTTCCGACCGATATTTCTTTAACTGGACCAGTTCCGACCGATATTTCTTTAACTGGACCAGTTCCGACCGATATTTCTTTAACTGGACCAGTTCCGACCGATATTTCTTTAACTGGACCAGTTCCAACCAATATTTCTTTGACAGGACCAGTTCCAACCGATATTTCTTTAACTGGACCAGTTCCGACCAATATTTCTTTGACAGGACCAGTTCCAACCGATATTTCTTTGACAGGACCAGTTCCAACCGATATTTCTTTGACAGGACCAGTTCCAACAGGACCAGTTCCAACCGATATTTCTTTGACTGGACCAGTTCCGACCGATATTTCTTTGACAGGACCAGTTCCAACAGGACCAGTTCCAACCGATATTTCTTTGACAGGACCAGTTCCAACCGATATTTCTTTAACTGGACCAGTTCCAACCGATATTTCTTTAACTGGACCAGTTCCAACCGATATTTCTTTAACTGGACCAGTTCCAACAGGACCAGTTCCAACCGATATTTCTTTAACTGGACCAGTTCCAAAAGGACCAGTTCCAACAGGACCAGTTCCAACCGATATTTCTTTGACAGGACCAGTTCCAACAGGACCAGTTCCAACCGATATTTCTTTAACTGGACCAGTTCCAACCAATATTTCTTTGACAGGACCAGTTCCAACCGATATTTCTTTAACTGGACCAGTTCCAACAGGACCAGTTCCAACCGATATTTCTTTAACTGGACCAGTTCCAAAAGGACCAGTTCCAACAGGACCAGTTCCAACCGATATTTCTTTGACAGGACCAGTTCAAACAGGACCAGTTCCAACCGATATTTCTTTAACTGGACCAGTTCCAACCAATATTTCTTTGACAGGACCAGTTCCAACCGATATTTCTTTAACTGGACCAGTTCCAACAGGACCAGTTCCAACAGGACCAGTTCCAACCGATATTTCTTTGACTGGACCAGTTCCAACCGATATTTCTTTGACTGGACCAGTTCCAACCGATATTTCTTTGACAGGACCAGTTCCAACAGGACCAGTTCCAACCGATATTTCTTTAACTGGACCAGTTCCAACCAATATTTCTTTAACTGGACCAGTTCCGACCGATATTTCTTTAACTGGACCAGTTCCAACCAATATTTCTTTGACAGGACCAGTTCCAACCGATATTTCTTTAACTGGACCAGTTCCAACCGATATTTCTTTAACTGGACCAGTTCCAACCGATATTTCTTTAACTGGACCAGTTCCAACCGATATTTCTTTAACTGGACCAGTTCCAACCAATATTTCTTTAACTGGACCAGTTCCGACCAATATTTCTTTGACAGGACCAGTTCCAACCGATATTTCTTTGACAGGACCAGTTCCAACCGATATTTCTTTGACAGGACCAGTTCCAACAGGACCAGTTCCAACCGATATTTCTTTGACAGGACCAGTTCCAACAGGACCAGTTCCAACCGATATTTCTTTAACTGGACCAGTTCCAACAGGACCAGTTCCAACAGGACCAGTTCCAACCGATATTTCTTTGACAGGACCAGTTCCAACAGGACCAGTTCCAACCGATATTTCTTTAACTGGACCAGTTCCAACCAATATTTCTTTGACAGGACCAGTTCCAACCGATATTTCTTTAACTGGACCAGTTCCAACCAATATTTCTTTGACAGGACCAGTTCCAACCGATATTTCTTTAACTGGACCAGTTCCAACAGGACCAGTTCCAACAGGACCAGTTCCAACAGGACCAGTTCCAACCGATATTTCTTTGACAGGACCAGTTCCAACAGGACCAGTTCCAACCGATATTTCTTTAACTGGACCAGTTCCGACCGATATTTCTTTAACTGGACCA is a genomic window containing:
- the LOC124037446 gene encoding CD151 antigen-like isoform X3, whose protein sequence is MAVGVWTLVEKSDYISLLNSTFYSASAYILIAAGAIVVFTGIIGCCATLKEMRSLLIVYFFLLLCIFLLEIVAGVLAYIQYQECFPFCQQLDKELQHNLKETMVQKYQQSGEESITSAVDKLQQEFKCCGSNSSSDWSDSVWILTPSNERLVPDSCCKTPSNLCGRRDHPSNIYKVEGGCITKLETFILSQLQILGAVAIGIAFLQLVGMILVCCLYRGLKEESY